One window of the Klebsiella oxytoca genome contains the following:
- a CDS encoding glycosyl hydrolase family 18 protein: MATSKLIQGDTLTETSNAADGFNPAKEVSAYSYTSARVAKPVYNQYKSSTTKPKVFGYYTDWSQYDGRLQGDDSKDNRGRGYDLTNVAPTAYDKIIVGFVGVTGFHKIDGQYRDVVAEGAEQCGKVKYEPTFLDVWGDFQSYVNVGHSVSGWDVDPKTVTQENTKGLLGGLRDLQAKAKQQGHDLVLSMSIGGWTMSNGFHETAASESARKTFAKGVVKLFKQFPMFSEVDIDWEYPNNEGAGNPCGPEDGENYALLIAELRKQLDSAGLSNVKISIASSAVVATIGYSNVKALLNAGLYAINVMTYDFFGTPWAESIAHHSNLNAVEEGGWAVNTIVEHLLSEGFPADRINIGYAGYTRNGRNAELESLSPLKGSYSAGIGDTTGTFESGTNEWYDVIYNYLDLENQKGRNGFNVYTDQVADADYLYNPETKLFMSLDTPRSVKAKGEYAAKLGLGGLFTWTIDQDNGVLVNAAREGLGYEIASEVVDMDPFYFEGINVEPADEKEEPATDVNHAPKAAIELRVVGGSTVQLSGEDSSDEDKDEITYSWGVPSEISVVDKTVAIIEFVVPEVSVKTNFQFTLFVRDSWGEPSTQQRFVLVVVPAASQVQPEPDEEDTVVPVEPVEPNDDTVPAEDETAADDATTPYPLWDANTVYGGIWGTFETVSWKGHNYQVKWWSMGDQPDLNCAAGQAWTDLGAY; this comes from the coding sequence ATGGCTACTAGCAAATTGATTCAAGGCGATACCCTTACTGAAACCAGCAACGCGGCAGACGGTTTTAACCCAGCGAAAGAAGTGAGCGCATATAGCTATACTTCTGCTCGTGTCGCAAAGCCGGTTTATAACCAGTACAAGTCTTCCACAACTAAACCCAAGGTATTCGGTTACTACACCGACTGGTCACAGTACGATGGCCGTCTGCAGGGGGATGATTCAAAAGATAACCGCGGTCGTGGCTATGATTTAACCAATGTGGCACCTACAGCCTATGACAAAATCATTGTTGGTTTCGTTGGGGTGACCGGTTTCCACAAAATTGACGGTCAGTACCGCGATGTGGTTGCCGAAGGAGCCGAGCAGTGTGGGAAAGTGAAATACGAGCCAACCTTCCTCGATGTGTGGGGTGACTTCCAGTCTTACGTTAACGTTGGCCACTCAGTCAGCGGCTGGGATGTCGATCCGAAAACCGTTACCCAGGAAAATACAAAGGGGCTGCTCGGCGGTCTGCGCGATTTGCAGGCAAAAGCGAAACAGCAGGGCCACGACCTGGTGCTTTCCATGAGCATTGGCGGCTGGACCATGAGTAATGGTTTCCACGAAACGGCGGCTTCTGAATCTGCGCGTAAAACTTTTGCTAAAGGCGTTGTGAAGCTATTCAAGCAGTTCCCGATGTTCAGCGAAGTCGATATTGACTGGGAATATCCAAACAATGAAGGCGCGGGTAACCCTTGCGGTCCGGAGGATGGCGAAAATTATGCGCTGCTGATTGCTGAACTACGTAAACAGCTGGATTCTGCGGGTCTGAGCAATGTCAAAATCTCTATTGCCAGCTCTGCGGTGGTGGCTACGATCGGTTACTCCAATGTGAAAGCGCTGCTGAACGCGGGTCTGTATGCCATTAACGTCATGACTTATGACTTCTTTGGCACCCCGTGGGCCGAAAGCATTGCGCATCATAGCAATCTCAACGCCGTGGAAGAGGGCGGTTGGGCGGTCAACACGATTGTTGAACACCTGCTGTCAGAAGGTTTCCCGGCGGACCGCATTAATATTGGTTACGCAGGTTATACCCGTAACGGCCGTAACGCGGAGCTCGAATCGCTGTCTCCGCTAAAAGGTTCATACAGCGCCGGGATCGGCGATACTACCGGTACCTTTGAATCCGGCACCAACGAATGGTATGACGTGATTTACAACTATCTGGATCTGGAAAATCAGAAAGGTCGTAACGGTTTTAACGTTTATACCGACCAGGTTGCTGACGCAGACTATTTGTACAACCCGGAAACCAAACTGTTCATGTCCCTTGATACCCCGCGTTCCGTAAAAGCAAAAGGCGAATACGCAGCGAAGCTGGGCCTGGGCGGCCTTTTCACCTGGACTATCGATCAGGACAACGGAGTGCTGGTTAACGCCGCGCGTGAAGGCCTGGGTTATGAAATCGCTTCTGAAGTGGTCGATATGGATCCGTTCTATTTTGAAGGTATCAACGTCGAACCGGCGGATGAAAAAGAAGAACCCGCAACGGATGTGAACCATGCACCGAAAGCCGCGATTGAGCTGCGCGTTGTCGGCGGCTCTACCGTACAGCTATCTGGCGAAGACTCTTCTGACGAAGATAAAGACGAAATTACCTATAGCTGGGGCGTTCCTTCTGAAATCTCCGTAGTTGATAAAACTGTTGCCATAATTGAGTTTGTCGTTCCGGAAGTTTCCGTAAAAACCAACTTCCAGTTCACACTCTTTGTCCGCGATAGCTGGGGTGAGCCTTCTACACAGCAGCGTTTCGTGTTGGTTGTTGTTCCGGCTGCGTCTCAGGTTCAACCTGAACCGGATGAAGAAGATACCGTTGTTCCTGTAGAACCGGTAGAGCCAAATGACGATACCGTCCCGGCTGAAGACGAAACTGCAGCAGATGACGCGACTACGCCTTATCCACTGTGGGATGCAAATACCGTTTATGGCGGGATCTGGGGGACTTTCGAAACGGTGAGCTGGAAAGGCCATAACTACCAGGTGAAATGGTGGTCTATGGGGGACCAGCCTGACCTGAACTGCGCCGCAGGCCAGGCATGGACTGACCTTGGGGCCTACTAA
- a CDS encoding winged helix-turn-helix transcriptional regulator gives MNSEVAENDNENALHSYLFSQQAKPYAALDALFSALWSFGKPFNLQPGDEFYLNSAEENKIVLLESGIFSFCRCGSGLHVTSAFAPSIIGLVDSYGMTYDVSTRPEHFLIAETECRGRAVSMPDFIKTADECDLWHDVARILAYRLMVMCVRDRELVGVDSYLKVRSLLIELWAYASEYRLSINVLNFIQRRTGISRSRTMQLLSELKKGGYISIDGGRLLDMKKLPMAY, from the coding sequence ATGAATTCGGAAGTTGCTGAAAACGATAATGAGAATGCATTGCACTCATATCTATTTTCCCAACAGGCTAAACCGTATGCAGCGCTTGATGCACTCTTCTCTGCATTATGGTCCTTTGGTAAGCCTTTTAATTTACAGCCCGGAGATGAGTTTTACCTTAATTCTGCTGAAGAGAATAAAATAGTCCTTCTTGAGTCCGGGATTTTTTCCTTTTGCCGTTGTGGCAGCGGGCTTCATGTTACTTCTGCTTTTGCTCCCTCAATTATCGGGTTAGTCGATAGCTACGGGATGACCTACGATGTTTCTACCCGCCCGGAGCATTTTCTGATAGCAGAAACGGAGTGCCGCGGGCGCGCCGTCTCTATGCCCGACTTTATCAAGACGGCGGATGAGTGCGATCTGTGGCACGATGTCGCGCGCATACTTGCCTATCGCTTAATGGTAATGTGCGTCCGCGATCGCGAGCTGGTGGGGGTGGACTCTTATCTGAAGGTGAGGTCATTGTTAATAGAGCTGTGGGCCTATGCCAGTGAATATCGGCTAAGCATTAACGTGCTTAATTTTATTCAACGCAGAACGGGAATATCCCGTAGCCGTACGATGCAGCTTCTGTCCGAACTCAAGAAAGGCGGCTATATCAGTATTGATGGTGGGCGGCTGTTAGATATGAAAAAGTTGCCAATGGCTTATTAG
- the nhaA gene encoding Na+/H+ antiporter NhaA: MKHLQRFFHSDASGGIILIFAAALAMLLANTGVASELYRSFLETPVQLRVGALEINKNMLLWINDALMAVFFLLIGLEVKREMKQGALASRRQAVFPVIAALGGMVVPALVYLAFNGQDAVAREGWAIPAATDIAFALGVLALLGNRVPAALKIFLMALAIIDDLGAIIIIALFYTNDLSVLSLVVAAGAILVLAALNLCGVRRTGIYILVGAVLWTAVLKSGVHATLAGVIVGFMIPLKEQNGKSPAKQLEHVLHPWVAFLILPLFAFANAGVSLQGVTVEGLTSLLPLGIIAGLFIGKPLGISAFCWLALKLKWASLPEGTTCKQIMAVGILCGIGFTMSIFIATLAFSSVDPGLINWAKLGILIGSILSAVTGYIILRKRVTDSDYAA, from the coding sequence GTGAAACATCTGCAGCGTTTTTTTCATAGCGATGCTTCCGGAGGCATTATCTTAATCTTTGCCGCCGCGCTGGCTATGTTACTCGCCAATACCGGCGTAGCCAGTGAACTTTATCGCTCTTTTCTGGAAACGCCCGTTCAACTGCGCGTCGGTGCGTTAGAGATCAACAAAAATATGTTGTTGTGGATTAACGACGCGCTGATGGCGGTCTTTTTCCTGCTTATAGGCCTGGAAGTGAAGCGCGAAATGAAGCAGGGAGCGCTGGCCAGCCGCCGTCAGGCGGTGTTTCCTGTCATCGCCGCGCTGGGCGGAATGGTGGTTCCGGCGCTGGTCTACCTGGCGTTTAACGGTCAGGATGCTGTTGCCAGAGAGGGCTGGGCGATTCCGGCTGCAACCGATATTGCCTTTGCGCTGGGAGTACTGGCCTTGCTGGGCAATCGGGTTCCCGCCGCGTTGAAGATTTTCCTGATGGCGCTGGCTATTATCGACGATCTGGGGGCGATTATTATTATTGCCTTATTCTATACCAACGATCTTTCCGTGCTGTCGTTGGTGGTTGCTGCGGGGGCGATCCTGGTTCTGGCGGCGTTAAATCTGTGCGGCGTACGGCGTACTGGTATCTATATTCTGGTCGGTGCTGTGCTGTGGACCGCGGTTCTGAAGTCGGGAGTTCACGCGACGCTGGCCGGCGTTATTGTCGGCTTTATGATCCCGCTTAAAGAGCAAAACGGTAAATCCCCGGCGAAGCAGCTTGAACATGTCCTGCACCCGTGGGTGGCATTCCTGATCCTACCGCTGTTCGCCTTTGCTAATGCCGGCGTTTCTTTACAGGGCGTGACGGTAGAAGGACTAACCTCGTTGCTGCCGTTAGGTATTATCGCCGGGCTGTTTATCGGTAAGCCGCTGGGGATTAGCGCATTTTGCTGGCTGGCGCTGAAGCTGAAATGGGCCTCGCTGCCGGAAGGCACTACCTGTAAGCAGATTATGGCCGTCGGCATTTTGTGTGGCATTGGTTTTACCATGTCGATTTTTATCGCCACTCTGGCGTTCAGCAGCGTTGATCCTGGATTAATCAACTGGGCCAAACTGGGCATCCTGATCGGTTCGATATTATCGGCGGTAACGGGATACATCATCTTGCGTAAGCGCGTAACGGATTCGGACTACGCGGCTTAA
- the nhaR gene encoding transcriptional activator NhaR: protein MSHINYNHLYYFWHVYKEGSVVGAAEALFLTPQTITGQIKALEERLQGKLFKRKGRGLEPSELGELVFRYADRMFTLSQEMLDIVNYRKESNLLFDVGVADALSKRLVSGVLDAAVVDNEQIHLRCFESTHEMLLEQLSQHKLDMIISDCPIDSTQQEGLFSVKIGECSVSFWCMNPPPKKPFPACLEERRLLVPGRRSMLGRKLLNWFNSQGLQVEILGEFDDAALMKAFGAAHNAIFVAPTLYAHDFYSDESIVEIGRMDSVMEEYHAIFAERMIQHPAVQRICNRDYSSLFMSPQA from the coding sequence ATGTCTCATATCAACTACAACCATCTTTACTACTTCTGGCATGTCTATAAAGAAGGTTCCGTCGTTGGCGCGGCGGAAGCGTTGTTTCTGACGCCGCAAACGATTACCGGGCAGATTAAAGCGCTGGAAGAGCGCCTGCAGGGAAAATTATTTAAGCGCAAAGGAAGAGGGCTCGAGCCCAGCGAACTGGGGGAACTCGTATTCCGCTATGCGGACCGGATGTTTACCCTGAGCCAGGAAATGCTCGATATTGTTAACTACCGTAAAGAATCGAATTTGTTATTTGATGTTGGCGTCGCGGACGCGCTATCGAAAAGGTTAGTGAGCGGGGTACTGGATGCCGCCGTTGTTGATAACGAACAGATCCATTTGCGCTGTTTTGAGTCGACCCACGAAATGCTGCTGGAGCAGCTAAGCCAGCATAAACTCGATATGATTATCTCCGACTGCCCCATTGATTCCACCCAGCAGGAAGGACTGTTTTCGGTGAAAATAGGTGAATGCAGCGTCAGCTTCTGGTGTATGAATCCGCCGCCGAAAAAGCCGTTCCCGGCCTGTCTGGAAGAGCGCCGTTTACTGGTTCCCGGACGTCGTTCCATGTTAGGGCGCAAGCTGCTTAACTGGTTTAACTCGCAGGGGTTGCAGGTGGAGATTCTCGGCGAGTTTGATGACGCGGCGTTGATGAAGGCTTTTGGCGCGGCGCACAATGCGATATTCGTTGCACCGACGCTGTATGCACATGATTTCTATAGCGATGAGTCCATAGTGGAGATCGGGCGGATGGATAGCGTCATGGAAGAGTATCACGCTATCTTCGCCGAACGAATGATTCAGCATCCGGCGGTTCAGCGTATTTGTAATCGCGACTATTCGTCGCTTTTTATGTCGCCGCAGGCATAA